TTGCGTGAATATAACAGAATCATTCTCCCGACACAAGTGGAAACGGCTTTGCCGTCCTTTTAAAAGGATAATTTATAGAGTAAGACTTATAAATTCTTATATTTAAACAAAATTCACCGTGCAATCCGATTCGGGGGAACGAAATCGGATCTCACGGTGAATAAAATAGGGAGTGTTTCATATGGATCATTACCCCGGGTTCCGGGGAACGAATCAGTGCCGGCAAGGTATTTTTGTTTACGTGAGAAAGAGCGGGTTATAGAATATTAATATCGCTGGCGGCGGTGAAGACGGAATTGATTTTCAATAGAATAATTCCCTGGTTTGCCGCGATACAGCATTAACGCGAATACTTGCCCTGCCCCCTGTGTTGGGATGATACTGGATGGATTAATGACAGCTATGTTACAGGGGATGACAGACAAGATATGAGATTTATGCAGGCCTATCCGAAGGAAATTAAAGTATTCTTGATTGCCAGTCTTATTAATGCTACCGGCAGTGCGCTGATGTGGCCGCTGGTTACAATGTATGTATTCGATGAACTGGGACGCAGTATGAAGGACGCGGGAATCGTTCTGCTGGTGCAGTCGCTTGGCGGGATTGCCGGTCAGCTGCTGGGCGGTTCGCTCTACCATAAGGTAGGGGTCAACCGCCTGATTGTCGGCGCTCTGGCCATGAATGCTCTGACGCTGTTTGCCCTTCCGTGGGCGAGCGGAAGCTGGAGCGTATTCATTATCGTGATGGGGCTGATGGGATTGTTCAACTCCCTCTCCCTCCCGGCCATTCAGGCCTTTATCGGCTTCCGGTTCGCAGAGCAGCGCGCAGAGCTGTTCAATATCATCTATGTTGCCAATAATATAGGGGTAGCCCTGGGAACTTCGCTGAGCGGCTTCCTGGGCAATTATATGCTGAGCTTTGTGCTCAACGGGGTCACCTCGGCCGTATTTGCCGGATTCTTCTTCGTCTATCTGCGCAAGGTAGGAGCGGCACCGGCTCAGGGCCAAGCCGTTAAAAAACAGCCGCAGAATGAAGTGTCCGGCTGGAGACTTCTCGGCCATATACGCATCTATCTGTTCATGGCGCTGGGTTCAATGTTCCTGCTGATCGGCAATTCGATCTGGAACAGCGGAGTCTCGCCGTTCATTATCTCGGAAGGCTGGTCGAAGCAGCTATACGGCTTCCTCTGGACGCTGAACGGCGTACTGATCTTCGCGGCGCAGCCGCTGGTCAGCCTGATCAAGCGCGGGTTCGCGCAGACGTCAACCGCGCAGATGACAGCAAGCGCCGTCTTTTACCTGAGCGGGTATGCTGTAATTCTAATGATGCCAAGCTATCCGGGGATGCTGCTGGGCATGGTGCTGGCTACCCTCGGGGAGATGCTGATCTCTCCGGCGATGCCTTCCTTCATCTCGGAGCTTGCCCAGCGCAGCGCACCGTTCTATCTCGGACTTAGCGGCGGAATCGGCGCAATCGGCCGTGTCATCGGGCCATATCTGATGGGCGTTCAGTTCGACAGGGGCGGTCTTGCGCCAACCGGCTGGCTCGCTTGCGGCATGGCTGTGCTGTCCGTTGGGTTCTTCGCGTTGCACGCCTATATGAACCGTGCAGCCGTTCTGCCTGAGCGCAGGACTGCATAATCGTTCACGCTGGAACTAAACCTTTTACTATATGCTTAGTAAGGCAAGGGGTGTATAAACAATGCAACCAATTAACAGAGATGCTGCGCTGCTGATCCGGCCCTCCGAAATCAGGGATGCCCGTGAGCTGATCGTGCTGGATAATATGATCTGGACAGAGAATACAACCCCGGGTCCGCTGATGTGGCGCTCGCGGGAGGACTATCTGCTGCATGCGCCGCCCGGCTCCCAGCTGGTGGCCTTACAGGACGGGGAGCTATGCGGTTATGTCGGCTTCGGCTGTCCCAGCGGGATGGAGAGCAACCGACATGTATGCGAGGTGAATATCGCGGTGCACCCGCGCTTTCAGCGGCTGGGTGTAGGCACGCGGCTGATCGCAGAGATCAAGCGCCATGCCGCGAAGCACGGCATCCGCAAGCTGCGGCTGCGTGTGCTGTCCTGCAATACACCGGCGCTGCAGTTCTACCGCAAATGCGGGTTCGAGGAAGAGGGACGGCTGCGGGAGGAATTCTACTTAAGCGGACGTTATGTAGATGAAGTATTCATGAGCTGCTGGCTGACGGGAGGAGAAGGGGATGGAGACTGAACTGAAGATGCAAGTTGTCTCGCTGAATGTAGGCAAGCCGAAGACGGTGGACTACCGCGGCAAGCCGCTGGACACCGGAATCTACAAGCTGCCGGTTGCCGGGCCGCTTGCACTTCGGGCGAATGGGTTCACCGGGGACGGGCAAGCGGATCTGGTCAACCATGGAGGCCCTGACAAGGCAGTCTGCGTCTATCCGGTGGAGCATTATGCCCATTGGGAGGAGCGGCTTGGCCGGAAGCTGGAGTCTTCCGCCTTCGGCGAGAATATCACGGCGCGCGGATTGCTGGAGACCGAGGTATGTATCGGGGATATCTTCGAGATCGGTACAGCCCTGCTGGAGGTGAGCCAGCCGCGCTTCCCGTGCTTCAAGCTTACGCAAAAGCATGGACCGGCAGATATGCCGGCCCAGGTGCTGTCTACCGGCTACAGCGGCTTCTACCTCCGCGTGCTGCGTGAAGGCAGCCTGGCAGCCGGGGACCGGATTGTGAAGCTTGCGAGCGGAGCAGGCCGTATCCCGGTGAGACAGGTCCTGTACTCGATGGAGCACGGGCGCAAGGATCACACCGGACTCGCGGAGCTCGCCGGACTGGAGAGCCTTGCAGCTGGCCTCCGGGAGCGGTTCCGGGGCTGGCTGGATGCGGCGGAGAGCTAGGGTGGTGAAGGGGAAGCGGTACGGGGTGGGAACTGGGGCATTCGTCCCTCTCCACTCCACACCTGCACATGCCACTCTGCCGCTCCGCCGCCCTCAACCCGCCTTTCAAGTAAATAAGTGGAAAAACGTATCTTAACTCGCCTACTTCTGGCAAATAACCGAAAACAAGTGGAAAAAGAGCAACTAAAATAGTTAGTTTGAGCTCTGTTAGACGAAATGTGTTCACTTAAGTGTTGATTATCCAACTATTGTTCGCACCCAGGCAAATCGTTCTTCAGCAAGTGCACAAAATCCAACTACTTCCGGTTAGCGCACAGCTTGCCATTTATGCTCTATAGCTGTTCTTGTTGCTCTGCCTTATACATGTCCGTGATAGCTGAAACGAAGCCGTCCCTTGACAGGACGGCTTCGCTGCCCCGCAGGGCATGGACCGGAATCTCCGTTCAGCCCAACAGCTTCCATTCGCTGCGCAGCAGGCCGTACACTGCGTGGTTCACATAACCGGCAGGCAGCTTCTCGGCATGGCGGATAACCCCTTCGAAGATGAAACCCAGCCGCTGCGGGATCGCTCGGCTGGCCAGGTTACCTGTAGCGCAACGGATCTCGATGCGGTTCAGCTCAAGCTCCAGCAGGGCGTAATCAACAAAGACCCGGCAGGCGCTGGTCATATAGCCTTGTCCCTCATAGCCTTCGCCCAGCCAGTAGCCGATGCCGACCGAGCGGTTATGCCAGTCAATCTCGTGATAGCCGATAATTCCGGCGAGTTCCTCCCGGACCCATAGTCCGGCGGTGAAGCCGCCGTTATCAATGCCCTGCTTCACAGAGTTCTTGATGAACGTGGTAAGATGAGCCTGCTCGGTCACGCCATCCACCCAAGGCAGCCACTGCCTGAGCCGGTGGCGGGAGCGTTCCACCAGGGCGAACATCTGACGGGCATGCTCCGGCATGAGCAGCTTCAGCTTCAGCTCTTCATCTATGACATAATTAAACATGCGGCTGCCCCCTATGCGTTGTGAGATATAAGCTTCGCTGAACTAACGCTTCTGCCACTCCAAGGCGTAGATGTCTTCCTCGAGGGCCTGCATGCGCTGGAGGGCAAGCGTGCGGCAGTCACTAAGCGCCCCGTTATAGATCGCCGGCCCCAGCTCCTTCAGGAAGAACTCCAACAGATTGTCTGCGGCCAGGTGGCCGATCGTTTCCCCGCGCTCCGCCTCGAAGTAGGCACGGATATTCTCCGTAATCATCTCCCGCTGCTCTTTAGGCAGTTTTACCGGCTGCATAAGCATCCCCCTTTAGCGTAATATTCCTATATTTATCATGCTACTCCATCGCCGGGAGAGAAGTCAAAGGATGCGGGGGCTGCTTCTTAACTTTTAAAATATAAGAATTTATATGTTTCACACGATAAATTATCCTTCTATTTCTCGCTGAAGCGGTACCGTCCTTTAAAAGGACGGCACCTGCCGCTTCCACTTGTTGAACATTCCCTGCTTAACGGGTATATTAGTAGGAAACATGTTCATACAAGGAAGTAGTTATATTACAGAATGAAAGGTTGATCAATGTGGAGAACCAGGGTACACCCTCCAATTTCATTAAGAACGTCATTACCGAAGATCTCCGCTCGGGTAAGGTAAAGGAAGTCGTCACCCGCTTTCCGCCGGAGCCGAACGGTTATTTACATATCGGACATGCCAAGGCGATCTGGATTAACTTCACGCTGGCGGATGAGTTCGGCGGCAAGACCCATCTGAGATTCGATGACACGAATCCGCTCAAGGAAGATACCGAATACGTCAACTCCATCCAGGAGGATGTGAAATGGCTCGGGTATGAATGGGAGGAGCTGCGGTTCGCCTCGGATTATTTCGGAGAGATGTATGCGCGGGCTGAACTGCTAATCAAGAAGGGCAAGGCCTATGTCGATGATCTCAGCGCCGAGCAGATCCGTGAATTCCGGGGCACGCTGACGGAGCCGGGGCAGAACAGCCCTTACCGCGAACGCGGGATAGAAGAGAACCTTGATCTGTTCCACCGCATGAAGGCGGGAGAATTCAAGGACGGCGAGAAGGTTCTGCGCGCCAAAATTGACATGTCCTCTCCTAACATCAATCTGCGTGACCCGGTCATCTACCGGATCTCCCACTCCCATCACCATAATACGGGTGACGCATGGTGCATTTATCCGATGTATACCTTCGCACATCCGCTGGAGGATGCCATAGAGCATGTCACCCATTCCCTCTGTTCCCTGGAGTTCGAGGATCAGCGCCCCTTCTATGACTGGGTTGTGGCGGAATGTGAGATGGAGGCTGCACCGCATCAATATGAATTCGGACGCCTTAATCTGGCACAGACGGTTACGAGCAAGCGCAAGCTGAAGCTGCTGGTCGATGAAGGCCATGTGGACGGCTGGGATGATCCCCGCATGCCGACGATCTCCGGGCTGCGCCGACGCGGCTATACGCCGGAGGCCATTCGCAGCTTCGTGCATGAGACCGGCATCTCGAAGAGCCAGGGGCTCGTGGACCTGCAGATGCTGGAGCACTTCATCCGTGAAGATCTCAAGCTGACGGTTCCCCGGACGATGTCTGTGCTGCGGCCGCTTAAGGTGGTTATTACGAATTATCCCGAAGGCGAGACCGAATACTTCGAAATTGAGAACAATGTGGAGAACCCGGAGATGGGCAACCGCCAGATTCCGTTCTCCCGTGAGATCTATATTGAACGCGATGACTTCATGGAGGTTCCGCCGAATAAGTATTTCCGCTTGTTCCCCGGCAATGAAGTGCGTCTTAAGAATGCTTATTTCATCAAGTGCAACGACTTCATCAAGGATGAGAACGGCGAAGTGGTGGAGCTGCATTGTACCTATGATCCTGAGACGAAGAGCGGCAGCGGGTTCACCGGCCGCAAGGTTAAGGGAACGCTGCACTGGGTAGATGCAGGACAGGCTGTACCGGCAGAATTCCGCCTCTATGAGCCGCTGATCTCTGCTGAAGAGGCGGAGACGGATGCCGAAGTAGAAGGTCTGGAACCTTCTGCTGACAAGCCGGAGCCAACCTTCCTGGATCAGCTGAATCCGAAGTCCATCGAGATCCTGCAGGGCTTCGTGGAGCCTGGGCTGAAGGACAGTGTGGCACAGGACAAGTTCCAGTTCTTCCGTCACGGGTACTTCAACGTAGACAGCAAGTATTCGTCGCCGGAGCACCTGGTGTTCAATCTGATTGTATCCCTCAAAAGCTCCTTCCAGCCCAAGAAAGGCTAGAAGAGCTGCATATAAGCAAACAGGCTTGGTCTCCCGCCGGGAGGCCAAGCCTGTTTGCTATGCTAGTCTTCTGCCAGCTCATCCTCGGGATCAGCCGGAGGACGGTAGCTGCCGCGAATGACAGTGAACCACATCATTCCGAAGCCGATCGCCCCGAACAGGGCAAGGAGCGCACCGGATTGATACATCGTCTGCGCGCCGAGAGTCTGATACATCCAGCCGCCGAGAACGCCGCCGAGAATGCCGGAGATCCCGCTCCAGGTGAGCGTGTAGAGAGCCTGTCCCGAGGAACGGTAAGGCCGTGGTACCAGCAGCATGGTCAACTGGGTTCCGACATAGAAGAAGCCGCCGAAGGTGATGGAGTGCAGCACCTGAATAAGTGCGACCTGCAGCGGAGTCGTTGCATCGGCCATCAGCCACCACCGCAGGAAGAACAGCGCGCTGACCAGCGTGAGCGAGGCTAACAGGACAGAGATTTTGCGCCGTAGAATGTAATTGCACAGGAGCAGCACCCCCATCTCCAGGATGGAGGACAGGAACACTGCGAGACCGATCATGGTCTTGCTTCCGCCCAGCTCCGTGATGTACAGTGACACAAAGGTGTTATTCATCGTATTCGGAATCGAGACCAGAATGCCGAAGAGGATGAAGCACAGGAAGAACGGATTATGGAAGATTTGGCTCATTCCCTTGAAGGGC
The window above is part of the Paenibacillus sp. FSL H8-0048 genome. Proteins encoded here:
- a CDS encoding MFS transporter, which encodes MRFMQAYPKEIKVFLIASLINATGSALMWPLVTMYVFDELGRSMKDAGIVLLVQSLGGIAGQLLGGSLYHKVGVNRLIVGALAMNALTLFALPWASGSWSVFIIVMGLMGLFNSLSLPAIQAFIGFRFAEQRAELFNIIYVANNIGVALGTSLSGFLGNYMLSFVLNGVTSAVFAGFFFVYLRKVGAAPAQGQAVKKQPQNEVSGWRLLGHIRIYLFMALGSMFLLIGNSIWNSGVSPFIISEGWSKQLYGFLWTLNGVLIFAAQPLVSLIKRGFAQTSTAQMTASAVFYLSGYAVILMMPSYPGMLLGMVLATLGEMLISPAMPSFISELAQRSAPFYLGLSGGIGAIGRVIGPYLMGVQFDRGGLAPTGWLACGMAVLSVGFFALHAYMNRAAVLPERRTA
- a CDS encoding GNAT family N-acetyltransferase, producing the protein MQPINRDAALLIRPSEIRDARELIVLDNMIWTENTTPGPLMWRSREDYLLHAPPGSQLVALQDGELCGYVGFGCPSGMESNRHVCEVNIAVHPRFQRLGVGTRLIAEIKRHAAKHGIRKLRLRVLSCNTPALQFYRKCGFEEEGRLREEFYLSGRYVDEVFMSCWLTGGEGDGD
- a CDS encoding MOSC domain-containing protein, which encodes METELKMQVVSLNVGKPKTVDYRGKPLDTGIYKLPVAGPLALRANGFTGDGQADLVNHGGPDKAVCVYPVEHYAHWEERLGRKLESSAFGENITARGLLETEVCIGDIFEIGTALLEVSQPRFPCFKLTQKHGPADMPAQVLSTGYSGFYLRVLREGSLAAGDRIVKLASGAGRIPVRQVLYSMEHGRKDHTGLAELAGLESLAAGLRERFRGWLDAAES
- a CDS encoding GNAT family N-acetyltransferase; protein product: MFNYVIDEELKLKLLMPEHARQMFALVERSRHRLRQWLPWVDGVTEQAHLTTFIKNSVKQGIDNGGFTAGLWVREELAGIIGYHEIDWHNRSVGIGYWLGEGYEGQGYMTSACRVFVDYALLELELNRIEIRCATGNLASRAIPQRLGFIFEGVIRHAEKLPAGYVNHAVYGLLRSEWKLLG
- a CDS encoding DUF2164 domain-containing protein, which encodes MQPVKLPKEQREMITENIRAYFEAERGETIGHLAADNLLEFFLKELGPAIYNGALSDCRTLALQRMQALEEDIYALEWQKR
- a CDS encoding glutamine--tRNA ligase/YqeY domain fusion protein; the protein is MENQGTPSNFIKNVITEDLRSGKVKEVVTRFPPEPNGYLHIGHAKAIWINFTLADEFGGKTHLRFDDTNPLKEDTEYVNSIQEDVKWLGYEWEELRFASDYFGEMYARAELLIKKGKAYVDDLSAEQIREFRGTLTEPGQNSPYRERGIEENLDLFHRMKAGEFKDGEKVLRAKIDMSSPNINLRDPVIYRISHSHHHNTGDAWCIYPMYTFAHPLEDAIEHVTHSLCSLEFEDQRPFYDWVVAECEMEAAPHQYEFGRLNLAQTVTSKRKLKLLVDEGHVDGWDDPRMPTISGLRRRGYTPEAIRSFVHETGISKSQGLVDLQMLEHFIREDLKLTVPRTMSVLRPLKVVITNYPEGETEYFEIENNVENPEMGNRQIPFSREIYIERDDFMEVPPNKYFRLFPGNEVRLKNAYFIKCNDFIKDENGEVVELHCTYDPETKSGSGFTGRKVKGTLHWVDAGQAVPAEFRLYEPLISAEEAETDAEVEGLEPSADKPEPTFLDQLNPKSIEILQGFVEPGLKDSVAQDKFQFFRHGYFNVDSKYSSPEHLVFNLIVSLKSSFQPKKG
- a CDS encoding MFS transporter, which gives rise to MQSLRDHLDKQLSFTSLKWFNFFVYGTVVLFTSFFPLYLQDVGMNKLEIGSLMSVGALVSIVANPFWGIWSDRYQNIRRIVLVMLTGTLVLSQLVFQANTYEMIYISILFFYFFQGPLFAQSNTMILSYIDGTRRKFSSFRLWGSLGWAFTAILAGPVIEWAGISVLSYLFASLLCAAMIALIMLPKLDHSIGIAPLPFKGMSQIFHNPFFLCFILFGILVSIPNTMNNTFVSLYITELGGSKTMIGLAVFLSSILEMGVLLLCNYILRRKISVLLASLTLVSALFFLRWWLMADATTPLQVALIQVLHSITFGGFFYVGTQLTMLLVPRPYRSSGQALYTLTWSGISGILGGVLGGWMYQTLGAQTMYQSGALLALFGAIGFGMMWFTVIRGSYRPPADPEDELAED